The following proteins are encoded in a genomic region of Cryptococcus neoformans var. neoformans JEC21 chromosome 2 sequence:
- a CDS encoding protein-methionine-R-oxide reductase, putative — protein sequence MPFISPTLFRSTIHTARTHFPTSSVTSAARSISFSLPFAFFSSSASANMSQPAKVQKSDDEWRAILSPEQFRVLRQKGTERPGSHPYDHSNDKGVYHCAGCDAPLYTSNTKFQSGCGWPAFYDTIPGAVNRHEDRNFGMTRTEITCANCGGHLGHVFKGEGFPNPVDERHCVNGISLNFKNE from the exons ATGCCTTTCATCTCACCCACACTCTTCCGCTCAACAATCCACACAGCCCGTACTCACTTCCCCACCTCTTCAGTCACAAGCGCAGCTCGTTCCATAAGCTTCAGTCTTCCATTCGCATTTTTCAGCTCATCCGCCTCCGCCAACATGTCTCAACCTGCCAAGGTCCAGAAATCCGACGACGAATGGCGTGCAATTCTTAGTCCGGAGCAA TTCCGAGTTCTGAGACAGAAGGGAACTGAGAGGCCAGGCTCTCACCCTTACGATCACTCCAACGACAAAGGTGTTTACC ACTGTGCCGGATGTGATGCCCCCTTGTATACATCGAACACCAAGTT CCAATCTGGATGTGGATGGCCAGCCTTTTACGATACCATCCCAGGTGCCGTTAACCGTCATGAAGATAGGAATTTCGGGATGACTCGTACGGAGATTACATGCGCCAATTG TGGCGGTCATTTAGGTCACGTCTTCAAGGGGGAAGGTTTTCCTAACCCGGTTGATGAACG ACACTGTGTCAACGGAATTTCCCTCAACTTCAAGAATGAATAG
- a CDS encoding structural constituent of ribosome, putative: MASSLGLASDRRKSRKAHFSAPSGLKRKLMSSPLSKELRKEHNARSIPIRKDDEVLIVRGKYKGREGKVTQVYRKKWVIHVDRVHIEKSNAATSPVGIHPSNVVITSLKLDKDRRAILERKGSKKSGDVEMAE; the protein is encoded by the exons ATGGCGTCTTCTTTGG GCCTCGCTTCTGACCGCCGCAAGTCGCGCAAGGCGCACTTCTCTGCCCCTTCCGGCCTCAAGAGGAAGCTCATGTCTTCCCCCTTGTCCAAGGAGCTCCGAAAGGAGCACAAC GCCCGATCCATCCCCATCAGGAAGGACGACGAGGTTTTGATTGTCCGAGGAAAGTACAAGGGCCGAGAGGGCAAGGTCACCCAG GTCTacaggaagaagtgggTCATCCACGTCGACCGAGTCCACATTGAGAAGAGCAACGCTGCTACTTCCCCTGTTGGCATCCACCCCTCCAACGTTGTCATCACCTCCCTCAAG CTCGACAAGGACCGACGAGCCATCCTCGAGCGCAAGGGCAGCAAGAAGTCTGGTGACGTCGAGATGGCCGAGTAG
- a CDS encoding translation initiation factor, putative encodes MPNSQPGGVSGANASSMSFARAPSPNPNRPGMNRSFSSSVVLADGRGAHGHGHGLSHNGSHGHAHLSPGHLSLGAHGHQHQLAHGHGLHSHGPSALSRDWPSPGGQQQVQSGQKDGLTTPGGAAVPGGGIVVSKWEHLNLKVDLLRSISKYGIGPPNKIQTRVLPFMIKGSDIIAQAPPTTERIISYVIPALHICQSLPPPSGPYVGPAVVIITTTVDQAMQCHKLVRGVGGPIGIRAAVAAGAAGSSNVQNEIAQMQRDQIHLLVGTPAKICEVMTARGGLGGGEVRLLILDEVDQLIARNLYENVLNVVKHLPPPRGLGGALTPGGPPPFSPGLASPYDAGQHSPFNPASKTPFPNPNASHHPSRFGAPGQGAVGPSGAGASAAGAGAGAGAGVGGESTASAGTNGNGIERQTCLFSNTIPTDVINFSQSLQVRDPVRVLVRREGGANSQESVSSVTPGVNLKHTYVYLTITGSAQQSGAAPASVELGPGTIGSGRIQHGQQQGGKSSQQVSEEQTRAKEYKLDMLVKILDDYPLWQAIIHVGSFAMLEAVVYKLQTRNWETLYLTPEMPNAQKKVILQQWRLSLTGSGPRFLVVFDVNVKPPEVPWSPLVINFDLPRSVEGYAQRAAAAVPPASATGGGGGGGASGGKKGRGEGRGEGRGEGGGSQGQAQGQNGQVNGVIVSFVQAAGGDVEMLRSTECAYRFKSAEIPTVFHDLFQH; translated from the exons ATGCCAAACTCCCAACCGGGTGGAGTGAGCGGTGCTAACGCTTCTTCCATGTCTTTCGCCCGCGCTCCATCTCCCAACCCGAATCGCCCGGGGATGAACAGATCTTTCTCCAGCTCTGTTGTCCTGGCTGACGGGAGGGGCGCCCATGGTCATGGGCATGGACTTAGTCATAATGGCAGTCACGGACATGCTCATCTATCGCCTGGCCACCTTTCGTTGGGTGCACATGGGCATCAGCACCAGCTTGCACACGGTCATGGCCTCCATAGTCATGGACCTAGTGCGCTGAGTAGGGACTGGCCCAGTCCCGGTGGTCAGCAGCAAGTCCAGTCCGGGCAGAAGGATGGGCTGACTACGCCCGGAGGAGCGGCGGTGCCCGGTGGGGGGATTGTCGTGAGTAAATGGGAGCATTTGAACCTGAAAGTCGATCTGTTGAGGTCAATCTCCAAGTATGG AATCGGTCCTCCCAACAAGATCCAAACAAGGGTTTTGCCGTTTATGATTAAAGGTTCCGACATTATCGCCCAAGCTCCTCCCACTACTGAACGAATCATTTCTTA CGTCATTCCCGCGCTGCATATTTGCCAGAGTCTGCCGCCTCCTTCTGGGCCTTATGTCGGCCCAGCGGTGGTGATCATCACCACAACCGTTGATCAAGCTATGCAATGCCATAAAC TGGTCCGAGGTGTGGGTGGACCGATAGGTATCCGCGCAGCTGTTGCAGCTGGCGCGGCGGGATCCAGCAACGTCCAAAACGAAATCGCGCAGATGCAGAGAGATCAGATTCACCTTCTTGTCGGTACACCCGCCAAAATATGCGAGGTTATGACTGCGCGGGGTGGACtaggtggaggagaagtcAGACTGTTGATC CTTGATGAAGTCGACCAGCTCATTGCTCGAAACTTGTACGAAAACGTGTTGAACGTTGTCAAACAtttgcctcctcctcgcgGCTTGGGCGGTGCGCTCACCCCTGGTGGACCAccccccttctctcccgGGCTTGCAAGCCCATACGACGCGGGCCAGCATTCGCCGTTCAACCCTGCTAGCAAAACGCCGTTCCCGAATCCTAATGCTTCTCATCACCCTTCACGATTCGGTGCTCCTGGACAGGGTGCGGTGGGACCTTCTGGTGCAGGTGCAAGTGCGGCTGGAGCTGGAGctggagcaggagcaggagtTGGAGGGGAATCGACGGCGAGCGCCGGTACGAACGGTAACGGTATCGAACGACAAACGTGTTTATTCTCCAATACCATTCCTACGGACGTGATCAACTTTTCTCAGTCTCTTCAGGTGCGTGACCCTGTCCGCGTCCTCGTCCGCCGCGAAGGGGGAGCCAACTCTCAAGAATCCGTTTCCTCCGTTACACCCGGTGTCAACCTCAAACACACCTATGTCTACTTGACCATCACCGGTAGCGCACAGCAATCGGGTGCGGCGCCCGCCTCTGTAGAGCTTGGTCCGGGCACGATCGGTTCCGGACGCATCCAGCACggtcaacaacaaggtGGTAAAAGCTCCCAGCAAGTGAGCGAGGAACAAACAAGAGCGAAAGAGTATAAACTCGACATGCTCGTCAAAATTCTGGACGATTACCCCCTCTGGCaagccatcatccacgTCGGCAGTTTCGCCATGCTCGAAGCCGTTGTCTACAAACTCCAAACCCGCAACTGGGAAACACTCTACCTCACACCCGAGATGCCAAACGCACAGAAAAAGGTAATCCTGCAACAATGGAGGCTCTCGCTTACCGGTAGCGGACCGAGGTTTTTGGTGGTGTTTGATGTGAATGTGAAACCGCCAGAGGTACCTTGGTCGCCGCTGGTGATCAACTTTGATCTACCGAGGAGTGTAGAAGGTTATGCGCAGAGGGCCGCGGCGGCTGTACCACCGGCTTCTGCTacgggtggtggtggtggtggtggagcttcaggagggaagaaaggtcGAGGGGAAGGTCGTGGAGAGGGAcgaggtgaaggaggaggaagccAAGGGCAAGCGCAGGGACAAAATGGGCAGGTGAATGGAGTAATTGTCAGTTTTGTACAAGCTGCAGGGGGTGATGTGGAGATGCTCCGAAGTACCGAATGTGCTTATCGATTCAAG TCTGCGGAGATTCCGACAGTGTTCCATGACCTTTTCCAGCATTAG
- a CDS encoding hexose transport-related protein, putative, translating to MSIIPPSSPGSDHSFPTSSGDKPEKFQQVDHLEDVDVEDSRGQDIRNRHRNVSAKIQNPLYGLSKTKLFSMADQFSSDNGFEDKQDLFRRAALLSQRPNEAEDIPELTEEDKHWVRREKTNRWDQTRSLYFLVIVCSIGSAIQGWDNTGANGANLSFPTEFGIADNTWLVGMVNSAPSITVGAVSAMLTDPINYYIGRRGTIFVTGLFCVFPVLCQAFTRNWWELFICRILLGVGMGMKITTIPIMTAETAPASIRGALVMSFQLWVAFGIFFGFCSNLMFYQIGRIAWRVQLAAAFVPAVPLLALIWFVPESPRWLMKKMRYREAFASFCRLRKSEIQAARDMFYAHCQLEEEREAFKGTTYFSRFKDLFVQPRLRRANLASWVVMISQQLCGINIMSFYSSTIFSEAGYDTRQCLLASFGFGLVNTVFAFPAIWTIDTFGRRNLLLTTFPCMALMLFWAGSMFFMDESNSARVPILALAIYLFTAFYSPGMGPVPFVYAAEAQPLTHREIGMSWAVQQNNMWAAVLGLTFPSMLVAMKPWGAFYFYAGTNLLAWVLIFFFTPETAQRTLEELDYVFAVPVPVFAKYQATRWLPWVIKRYIFFRKGARLEPLYKLEGVATEGTVVERFH from the exons ATGTCTATCAtccccccctcctcccccggGAGTGACCATTCTTTCCCCACTAGCTCTGGAGATAAACCTGAGAAGTTCCAGCAAGTTGATCAtcttgaagatgtcgaCGTCGAGGATAGTCGGGGACAAGACATCCGTAACAGACACCGCAATGTCAGCGCCAA AATTCAAAACCCCCTATATGGCCTCTCAAAGACCAAACTCTTCAGTATGGCTGATCAGTTCAGCTCCGACAATGGCTTCGAAGACAAGCAAGACCTTTTCAGGCGCGCAGCTCTTTTGTCCCAGCGACCTAATGAGGCTGAAGATATCCCAGAACTTaccgaagaagacaagCATTGGGTTAGGAGGGAAAAGACAA ACCGCTGGGATCAGACTCGCTCCCTTTACTTCCTTGTCATCGTTTGCAGTATCGGAAGTGCTATCCAAGGATGGGACAA TACGGGAGCCAATGGTGCAAacctctctttcccgaCCGAGTTTGGAATTGCAGACAACACATGGCTGG TTGGGATGGTTAACTCTGCCCCCTCTATCACTGTTGGTGCTGTATCTGCCATGCTCACTGACCCAATCAACTACTACATCGGCCGTCGTGGTACTATTTTTGTGACCGGTCTCTTCTGTGTCTTCCCCGTACTCTGTCAAGCTTTCACGAGGAACTGGTGGGAATTGTTTATCTGTCGAATACTCCTTGGTGTGGGTATGGGTATGAAGATTACCACAATCCCAATCATGACGGCAGAAAC TGCTCCGGCGTCCATCAGAGGTGCTCTGGTTATGTCTTTCCAACTCTGGGTTGCCTTTGGTATCTTTTTCGGTTTCTGCTCCAACCTAATGTTCTACCAAATCGGTCGTATAGCTTGGCGAGTCCAGCTAGCTGCTGCCTTTGTTCCTGCGGTGCCCCTTCTCGCTCTGA TCTGGTTCGTACCTGAATCTCCTCGAtggttgatgaagaagatgaggtaCCGGGAAGCTTTTGCTTCTTTCTGCAGGCTTAGGAAGTCTGAGATCCAAGCGGCTCGAGACATG TTCTATGCCCATTGTcaacttgaagaagagcgtgAGGCCTTCAAAGGTACCACGTACTTTTCACGCTTCAAGGACTTATTTGTCCAGCCCCGTTTGAGGAGGGCAAACTTGGCTAGTTGGGTTGTGATGATTTCTCAACAGCTTTGTGGAATCAACATTATGT CTTTCTATTCgtccaccatcttctcagAGGCTGGCTATGACACCCGTCAATGTCTGCTGGCATCTTTTGGTTTCGGCTTGGTCAATACCGTCTTCGCTTTCCCTGCTATCTGGACTATTGACACTTTTGGCCGACGtaaccttcttctcaccaccttcccatGTATGGCTCTTATGCTTTTCTGGGCTGGATCTATGTTCTTCATGGACGAATCTAACTCTGCTCGAGTACCTATCCTCGCTCTAGCGATCTATCTTTTCACCGCTTTCTACTCCCCCGGCATGGGCCCAGTACCATTTGTCTACGCTGCTGAGGCTCAGCCTCTCACGCATCGAGAAATTGGTATGAGTTGGGCTGTGCAACAGAACAACATGTGGGCAGCGGTGCTTGGTTTGACATTCCCGAGTATGTTGGTGGCGATGAAGCCTTGGGGAGCATTCTACTTCTACGCGGGTACCAATCTTCTCGCTTGGGTCCTAATCTTTTTCTTTACCCCTGAGACTGC TCAGCGAACTCTTGAGGAACTGGATTACGTCTTTGCTGTTCCTGTCCCAGTCTTTGCAAAGTACCAAGCGACAAGGTGGCTCCCTTGGGTTATCAAGCGGTACATTTTCTTCCGCAAAGGAGCTCGCCTTGAGCCACTGTACAAGCTTGAAGGTGTTGCGACTGAGGGGACAGTGGTGGAAAGGTTCCACTAG
- a CDS encoding transaldolase, putative, with protein sequence MISRPELTLLEQLEATGVKIDTDSMDPKVAANLPIKAHDMTSNQLLTDEQLKNPENKELVEKTIRELKGANWFDVQTVLTARFAKRVIPYIQGRVLAQTTPTKAFDKDAIISHARAYDKAFQAEGISRDRYCVKVPATTAGVQAAKILNEEGIRTLGTSLFSLAQAIACSQAGMLSISPYYNEVRAHVDSSLWPDVADPATQHPMSFRVRHIRETYDRLAKETGKVQPLIKGASYITAREVMAMPELGVEHVTLLVGPMEDLCSTSRLPEYRKGGEWQVRVRSELDKPNVKWATWSAPEPSASKKRMAEMAKSDPYSDLMQKHWKMASTDVDYLADGVLDKYNEEDEVTKVRLRDALELFKGGEAESKVEIERLQKLYA encoded by the exons ATGATCTCACGACCCGAACTCACTCTTCTCGAGCAGCTTGAAGCTACTGGGGTCAAAATCGACACCGACTCCATGGATCCCAAGGTGGCTGCGAACTTGCCTATCAAAGCCCACGATATGACCTCCAACCAGCTTTTGACCGATGAGCAGCTCAAGAATCCCGAGAACAAGGAACTTGTGGAGAAGACGATTAGAGAACTCAAGGGCGCGAATTGGTTTGACGTCCAAACTGTTTTG ACCGCTCGATTTGCAAAGAGAGTCATCCCTTACATCCAGGGCCGTGTCCTTGCTCAGACTACTCCGACCAAGGCTTTCGACAAGGACGCCATCATTTCCCACGCTCGTGCTTACGACAAGGCCTTCCAAGCTGAGGGTATCTCTCG TGACCGATACTGCGTCAAAGTACCCGCCACTACTGCCGGTGTCCAGGCAGCGAAGATTCTCAACGAAGAGGGTATCAGGACGCTCGGTACctcgctcttctcccttgccCAGGCTATCGCTTGCTCTCAAGCCGGCATGCTGTCCATTAGCCCCTATTACAACG AGGTGCGAGCCCATGTTGATTCCTCTCTTTGGCCCGACGTGGCAGACCCCGCTACTCAGCATCCCATGTCATTCCGCGTAAGACACATTCGCGAAACTTATGATCGATTGGCCAAGGAGACTGGTAAAGTCCAGCCACTCATCAAGGGGGCCTC GTACATCACCGCACGCGAAGTCATGGCCATGCCGGAACTTGGCGTCGAGCACGTTACTCTCCTTGTCGGCCCCATGGAAGACCTCTGTTCGACTTCTCGCTTGCCAGAATACCGTAAAGGCGGCGAGTGGCAGGTTCGTGTTCGCTCAGAGCTCGACAAACCTAATGTCAAATGGGCCACTTGGTCTGCCCCCGAGCCTTCTGCttcgaagaagaggatggcaGAAATGGCAAAATCAGACCCATACAGCGATTTGATGCAGAAGCACTGGAAGATGGCCAGCACTGATGTAGATTATTTGGCGGATGGGGTTTTGGATAAGTATaatgaggaggacgaggttACTAAAGTTCGCTTGAGGGATGCTTTGGAGCTCTTCAAGGGTGGAGAGGCGGAGTCGAAGGTTGAGATTGAAAGGCTGCAGAAGCTGTACGCTTAA
- a CDS encoding CHL1 helicase, putative, with protein sequence MTNRPAEPATPCLPTPETFPFPYPKPYDIQLDLMRVVFRAIEDGKIAIVESPTGTGKSLSLLTSTLTWLSQHQARLDTAAEVSLREQFSADDPDDPPWVIEHAIKAKMNELRAVQLEREERLEKARKKEKQMRREGGVGAFRHGLGGGKRVKTGAEGVGKAKTGETKEDDFLPEDKEEDNEEGPYLSREVRELMSKFEPSGTTRKEADEDEEDAPKVYYTSRTHTQLRQLTSELLKTSFASYDSVPESSSAEAPSHGVSLVPLGSRKQLCINEKVRALARNGGDERMNEACLDMQKSGKARCEFLPAKADEITMLDARDTILASVKDIEDIVTMGKKSCVCPYYATRKAVKQSQIVTLPYNLLLQKNSHEALGIKLKNQVVVIDEAHNLIDTLLSIHCTTLTSTNLANAVSQLQQYLQRFKSRLKPIHSLWIQQILSLLQGLIRVCDKFFQDAKSQTKESKPVGKPKVEVLDVNNLMGRIGGGSDQVNPIELLAYLKESRLARKISGFSEHVAEQAALKDAKTSRSATARHASIAAFHNVESFLLSLVDAKDDGRIILSIDDLDKSEPVVVIKYVLLNPSERFKEVVEEARSVILAGGTMEPITDFLQQLFPSIPKDRLSTLSCSHVIPKENLLTQVVSVGPRKSEFEFKFGNRNDEALLTDLGAVLQATIGVVPDGVVVFLPSYAFLDKVRAFWTKSGLLQRLGERKQLFYEPQTSGDVETILRDYALAISSCYATSTSGQKSRKTGALMFAVVGGKLSEGINFSDNLGRCVIMVGLPFANVSSVELQERMRYVETVPGAGQGASREMYENLCMRAVNQSIGRAIRHANDYATILLVDKRYATSRIRNKLPKWIGKDVKVPQDFGGVARGVAAFFKEKKDRGLT encoded by the exons ATGACAAACCGACCAGCAGAACCCGCGACTCCTTGTCTCCCTACACCAGAGAcatttcccttcccctATCCTAAGCCTTATGACATCCAGCTAGACTTAATGCGCGTCGTCTTTAGGGCCATCGAAGATGGCAAGATAGCAATT GTCGAGTCACCCACAGGAACGGGTAAATCGCTATCCCTTTTGACGTCAACCCTCACTTGGCTATCCCAGCATCAAGCAAGACTCGACACTGCCGCCGAAGTCTCTCTTCGAGAACAATTTTCAGCTGACGATCCCGATGACCCACCATGGGTCATTGAACATGCAATCAAGGCAAAGATGAATGAGCTCAGGGCTGTACAgctggagagggaagagagacttgaaaaagcaagaaaaaaagagaagcaGATGAGAAGGGAAGGTGGTGTAGGAGCGTTTAGACATGGGCTAGGAGGTGGGAAGAGAGTCAAGACAGGAGCTGAGGGTGTGGGAAAAGCAAAGACCGGGGAAACtaaagaagatgatttcTTGCCCGAGgataaggaggaagatAATGAAGAAGGGCCTTATTTGTCGAGAGAGGTGCGCGAGCTGATGAGCAA ATTCGAACCTTCAGGGACCACACGTAAAGAagcggatgaagatgaggaagacgcGCCCAAG GTATACTACACTTCACGTACTCATACACAACTCCGTCAATTGACTTCCGAACTTCTCAAAACATCATTTGCCAGCTATGATTCTGTACCggaatcttcttcagctgAAGCACCGTCACATGGTGTCAGCTTAGTCCCCTTAGGAAGTCGTAAACAGTTGTGTATAAACGAAAAGGTTCGGGCATTGGCTAGAAATGGCGGTGATGAAAGGATGAACGAAGCATGTTTGGATATGCAAAAGTCGG GTAAAGCAAGATGTGAATTCTTACCAGCAAAAGCAGACGAAATAACGATGCTTGACGCACGAGACACGATCTTA GCGTCCGTAAAAGACATTGAAGATATTGTGACGATGGGGAAGAAATCTTGTGTCTGCCCGTATTATGCTACCCGTAAGGCTGTAAAGCAGAGCCAG ATTGTTACTCTACCATATAATTTGCTTCTTCAGAAGAATTCTCATGAAGCCCTGGGTATAAAGCTCAAGAACCAAGTAGTGGTTATTGACGAAGCCCATA ATTTGATCGACACACTCCTGTCTATCCATTGCACCACTCTGACCTCAACAAATCTTGCCAACGCAGTGTCCCAACTCCAGCAATATCTCCAACGCTTCAAATCACGTTTAAAACCCATACACTCATTGTGGATTCAGCAGATCTTGAGTTTGCTCCAAGGTCTAATCCGCGTTTGCGATAAGTTTTTTCAAGACGCCAAATCCCAAACGAAGGAGAGCAAACCGGTAGGAAAGCCCAAAGTAGAAGTTCTTGATGTAAATAATCTTATGGGGAGAATTGGGGGCGGAAGTGATCAGGTGAATCCTATAGAGCTACTAGCCTATCTTAAGGAGAGTAGACTCGCGAGAAAGATAAGCGGTTTCTCCGAGCATGTGGCGGAGCAAGCTGCTTTGAAAG ACGCCAAGACCTCACGAAGCGCCACAGCTCGACATGCATCGATAGCGGCCTTTCACAATGTAGAATCCTTCCTGTTATCCCTCGTAGATGCGAAGGATGACGGTAGGATTATTTTGTCCATTGATGATTTGGATAAATCAGAGCCGGTTGTCGTCATCAAATACGTCTTACTGAATCCCTCTGAGAGGTTCAAGGAAGTTGTCGAAGAAGCTAGGAGCGTAATCTTAGCTGGAGGTACAATGGAGCCT ATAACAGACTTCTTGCAACAACTCTTCCCTTCTATACCTAAAGACCGCCTCTCGACTCTTTCCTGCTCACATGTCATACCCAAAGAGAATCTTCTCACTCAAGTCGTCAGTGTGGGTCCGAGAAAAAGCGAATTTGAGTTTAAGTTCGGTAATAGGAATGATGAGGCTTTG TTAACCGATCTGGGAGCAGTCCTACAAGCTACGATAGGTGTGGTACCAGACGGCGTCGttgtcttcctcccatcGTACGCTTTCTTGGATAAAGTGAGAGCTTTCTGGACGAAGTCGGGATTGTTGCAAAGGTTAGGTGAGCGTAAACAG TTGTTCTATGAACCTCAAACGTCTGGTGACGTTGAGACAATTCTTCGTGATTATGCTCTGGCTATCTCATCT TGTTATGCGACATCTACCTCTGGTCAAAAGTCTCGTAAGACAGGTGCACTTATGTTTGCGGTCGTCGGAGGTAAACTTTCAGAAG GTATTAACTTTTCGGACAATCTTGGCCGCTGTGTAATCATGGTTGGCCTTCCGTTCGCCAATGTCAGCTCAGTTGAACTCCAGGAGCGTATGAGATACGTCGAAACTGTCCCAGGTGCTGGCCAAGGGGCCTCTAGGGAAATGTACGAGAATCTGTGTATGAGAGCCGTCAATCAATCCATCG GCCGAGCCATCAGACATGCCAATGACTATGCTACAATCCTACTCGTGGATAAACGCTACGCGACTTCTCGTATCCGTAACAAACTTCCGAAGTGGATTGGAAAAGACGTAAAGGTGCCGCAAGACTTTGGGGGAGTTGCCAGAGGGGTAGCGGCATTtttcaaggaaaagaaggacagGGGACTTACATGA
- a CDS encoding RNA binding protein, putative gives MSAPTENVSTNGVAPETQQPAADSQTPSAPAEPNAKVYFGKIARGTSEDQLREFVESAGEVSILSIHEKTTYRGYAFFAFATYKDIESAKKAVELNGKELNGRPVIVEYGKSEEEAAADREARIEKRKEARKARDAKKKAETAVASATEGEAQAAEGQQEGEAKEVAPKAKKSRARKPKRRQPGEGDDEAHEDEEDASKARIDAEGSDEAGEASQENKAAKPRQPRKPRVKKLQISEEDSEATIFVANLPFSVDDAALTSIFNNLSIQVKKAKVAVRTFRRGNDRRVSSKGFGFVDLEDPSQREEAVQKVDGTLVEGRNITAKVAKVMKPIEQEAAAATEESQPDALTAENIEKA, from the exons ATGTCTGCTCCTACTGAGAACGTGTCGACCAACGGGGTTGCTCCCGAGACCCAGCAGCCTGCTGCTGACTCCCAGACTCCTTCTGCTCCTGCTGAACCCAACGCCAAG GTTTATTTTGGCAAGATCGCTCGAGGC ACGAGCGAAGACCAGCTCCGAGAGTTTGTTGAGTCTGCTGGCGAGGT TTCCATCCTTTCAATCCACGAAAAGACTACCTACCGTGGCTATgctttctttgccttcgccACCTACAAGGACATCGAGAGCGCGAAGAAGGCTGTCGAGCTTAACGGCAAGG AACTCAATGGCCGGCCTGTGATTGTCGAATACGGCAAGtctgaagaggaggctgCTGCCGACCGTGAAGCTAGGATTGAGAAGCGCAAGGAGGCCAGAAAGGCGAGGGatgccaagaagaaggctgaaaCTGCTGTTGCTAGTGCCACCGAGGGTGAGGCCCAGGCTGCTGAGGGTCAACAGGAGGGTGAGGCCAAGGAGGTGGCTCCTAAAGCCAAGAAGTCTAGGGCCAGG AAGCCCAAGCGACGTCAGCCCGGAGAGGGTGATGACGAAGCTcacgaggacgaggaagatgccTCCAAGGCTAGGATTGATGCGGAGGGTAGTGACGAGGCTGGTGAGGCTTCTCAGGAGAACAAGGCTGCCAAGCCCAGGCAACCCAGGAAGCCCCgagtgaagaagctgcAGATATCCGAAGAGGACTCCGAG GCCACCATCTTTGTTGCCaatctccccttctctgTCGATGACGCCGCTCTTACCTCCATTTTCAACAACCTTTCCATTCAGGtcaagaaggccaaggtcGCCGTCAGGACCTTCAGGCGAGGCAATGACAGGAGAGTCTCTTCCAAGGGCTTCGGTTTCGTTGACCTTGAGGACCCTAGCCAGCGAGAGGAGGCTGTCCAGAAGGTTGATGGTACTTTGGTCGAGGGTAGAAACATTACTGCCAAGGTCGCCAAGGTAATGAAGCCCATTGAGCaagaagctgctgctgccacTGAGGAGAGCCAGCCTGACGCTCTCACTGCTGAGAACATTGAAAAG GCCTAG